A genomic region of Papaver somniferum cultivar HN1 chromosome 7, ASM357369v1, whole genome shotgun sequence contains the following coding sequences:
- the LOC113295934 gene encoding uncharacterized protein LOC113295934, giving the protein MIWKNNLDVEIMDYSIHHINATIKPTSGSFWLFTGFYGIPYDTPSKLHSWKALETTTTNHSLPWLVIGYFNFILHDNEKYSTQPLDNIEANIFSNKIVDLDLIDLGSTGCPFTWSNKRSGPALTEQRLDRGLATESWLLLYPNSTISNLVAIRSDHHPILLNTNPHWCTGKIPFKFFGPWLDHKDCKDINLECWQRNLSGSSAFVIARKLKDIKLKLKVRNKEVYGNIKSNIEESKQHLH; this is encoded by the coding sequence ATGATATGGAAGAACAATCTTGATGTTGAAATTATGGACTATTCCATTCACCATATCAATGCTACAATCAAGCCTACTAGTGGCTCTTTTTGGCTTTTTACTGGTTTTTATGGCATCCCATATGATACTCCAAGTAAACTTCACTCTTGGAAAGCCTTGGAGACAACAACTACCAATCACTCACTCCCTTGGTTGGTTATTGGATATTTCAATTTCATCTtgcatgataatgaaaaatacagtACTCAACCATTGGACAATATAGAAGCTAATATTTTTAGTAACAAAATTGTGGACTTGGATCTAATTGACTTAGGCAGTACAGGCTGCCCTTTCACTTggtctaataagagaagtggtccTGCTCTCACTGAGCAGAGATTGGATAGAGGACTTGCCACTGAATCCTGGCTTCTCTTATATCCAAATTCCACTATCTCTAATCTTGTAGCAATTAGATCTGATCACCACCCCATTCTTCTTAACACTAATCCTCATTGGTGTACTGGTAAAATTCCTTTCAAGTTCTTTGGTCCCTGGTTGGACCATAAGGACTGTAAGGATATTAATCTTGAATGCTGGCAGAGAAATCTGTCTGGTTCTAGTGCTTTCGTCATTGCTAGAAAGCTCAAAGACATTAAGTTGAAACTTAAAGTTCGGAACAAAGAAGTTTATGGCAACATAAAGTCAAATATTGAAGAAAGTAAGCAACATCTACATTAA